In one Pseudanabaenaceae cyanobacterium SKYG29 genomic region, the following are encoded:
- a CDS encoding sulfate/molybdate ABC transporter ATP-binding protein, with protein sequence MELIVDIEKQLPHYNLQVSFALTGETLGILGSSGSGKSMTLRCIAGIANPTQGKIILNGRTLYDSTRRINVPSRDRKVGFVFQNYALFPHLTVAENIAYGLRQLPKPARQKLVYEQLEQVHLSEFAQRYPHQLSGGQQQRVALARALAPQPDLLLLDEPFSALDTHLRNELEKQLIKTLATFNGLTLFVTHNLEEAYRVCQKLLVIDRGQVVAFGDKQTIFAHPGRLVVAQLTGCKNFSPMQPIDNHRVKALAWGCTLQTTELVLASHTHVGIRAHQITFLAAAAECLPNTFPAWPVWTSETPHRMTIYLKLGTPPIDGDDYHLQAEVFKERWQELKDHPQPWIVHLRPDRINLLS encoded by the coding sequence ATGGAATTGATCGTCGATATAGAGAAGCAGCTTCCCCACTATAACCTGCAAGTAAGTTTTGCGCTGACAGGGGAGACCCTGGGCATATTAGGCAGTTCCGGTTCAGGTAAAAGTATGACTCTCCGCTGTATTGCGGGGATTGCCAATCCTACGCAGGGAAAGATTATCCTCAATGGACGCACCTTGTATGATTCTACTCGACGTATTAATGTGCCCAGCCGCGATCGGAAAGTTGGTTTTGTCTTTCAGAACTATGCTTTGTTTCCCCATCTCACGGTAGCAGAAAATATTGCCTATGGGTTGCGGCAGTTACCTAAACCCGCCAGACAAAAATTGGTGTATGAACAACTAGAGCAAGTACATTTATCGGAGTTTGCCCAGCGTTATCCCCACCAACTGTCAGGGGGACAACAACAAAGAGTGGCTCTGGCGCGAGCCTTAGCTCCCCAACCCGATCTACTGTTGCTGGATGAACCCTTCTCAGCCTTGGATACTCACTTGCGTAATGAATTGGAAAAACAATTGATTAAAACTCTTGCCACCTTCAACGGACTGACTCTATTTGTCACTCACAATTTAGAAGAAGCCTACCGCGTTTGTCAAAAGTTGTTAGTCATCGATCGGGGTCAAGTTGTTGCCTTTGGCGATAAACAGACAATTTTCGCACATCCCGGTCGATTGGTGGTGGCGCAACTCACAGGGTGTAAAAATTTCTCCCCTATGCAACCGATCGATAACCACAGAGTCAAGGCTCTAGCCTGGGGATGTACTTTACAGACAACCGAATTAGTCCTAGCTAGCCATACCCACGTTGGCATTAGGGCACATCAGATTACCTTTTTGGCAGCGGCAGCGGAATGTTTACCTAATACTTTTCCTGCCTGGCCAGTGTGGACAAGTGAGACTCCCCACCGCATGACTATCTATCTGAAACTGGGTACGCCACCGATCGATGGGGATGACTATCATCTGCAAGCGGAAGTGTTCAAAGAAAGATGGCAGGAACTGAAAGACCACCCCCAACCCTGGATTGTCCATCTGCGCCCCGATCGGATAAATCTCCTCAGCTAG